The Oxalobacteraceae bacterium OTU3CINTB1 genome includes a window with the following:
- the tssA gene encoding type VI secretion system protein TssA, producing the protein MFSIAQLLLPIGADQICGEDLSFSSEVDAIAHARTYDDPTLDQGEWVAVLKEADWQFVGSRCAAMIETKTKDLRLAVWLAEAHAKTRGLRGLGDGYAVLSGLCEHYWDGLYPLPDEGDYDQRIGNLYWLLTRTLVLVREMPLDDGAALLPDAQYCLAMLGELERVVDRRLGADGPGFSAAKDALQTLVTAIAPAGSAASMAMAGDAAPGAVGQGAPAALGGAVQNRAQALAQLRLVADFFRRTEPHSPVAYLADKAASWGDMPLHVWLRAVVKDPGAIAGLEELLGSQPGGE; encoded by the coding sequence ATGTTCAGCATCGCACAACTGCTGTTGCCCATCGGCGCGGATCAAATCTGCGGCGAGGACCTGTCCTTCAGCAGCGAAGTGGACGCCATCGCGCATGCGCGCACCTACGACGATCCCACCCTGGATCAGGGCGAGTGGGTGGCGGTGCTGAAGGAGGCGGACTGGCAGTTTGTCGGCAGCCGCTGCGCCGCCATGATCGAAACGAAAACCAAAGACCTGCGGCTGGCCGTCTGGCTGGCCGAGGCCCACGCCAAGACGCGCGGCCTGCGCGGCCTCGGTGACGGCTATGCTGTGCTGTCAGGGCTGTGCGAGCATTACTGGGACGGCTTGTATCCGCTGCCCGACGAAGGCGATTACGACCAACGCATCGGCAACCTGTATTGGCTGCTCACGCGCACCCTGGTGCTGGTCAGGGAGATGCCGCTGGACGATGGCGCGGCGCTGCTGCCGGATGCCCAATACTGCCTCGCCATGCTCGGTGAACTGGAGCGCGTGGTCGATCGGCGCCTGGGCGCCGACGGCCCGGGTTTCAGCGCAGCCAAAGACGCTTTGCAAACCCTGGTCACCGCCATCGCGCCAGCCGGTAGCGCGGCCTCAATGGCGATGGCCGGCGACGCCGCACCGGGCGCTGTCGGCCAAGGCGCGCCAGCGGCGCTGGGCGGGGCGGTACAGAACCGCGCCCAAGCCCTGGCGCAATTGCGTCTCGTGGCCGATTTTTTCCGCCGCACCGAGCCCCATAGTCCGGTGGCCTACCTTGCCGACAAAGCCGCCAGCTGGGGCGACATGCCGCTGCACGTCTGGCTGCGCGCCGTGGTCAAGGATCCGGGCGCCATCGCCGGCCTTGAAGAACTGTTGGGCTCCCAGCCCGGCGGCGAGTGA
- a CDS encoding methyl-accepting chemotaxis protein, with protein MNNLKIGTRLGFGFSLILLLLTTMTIIGIMRLSSASAMTDHMIDVKIRDQRLIAEWGKIIEVNAARTSGAWMVSDPADQKNLEALMAASSGRATKIQDQIGATIEEEELKPLFKQVLDTRKVYTDVRKAVFAAKAKGDLELGKKLYEGDLAQTRTSYLAALKTFSERQADLLDAAAVQIRDQYTSGRTLLVMLGLAAIVMGVLAAWWITRTITRPINEAVKVAETVSSGDLTSEIQVHSNDETGQLMNALKIMNSNLVSIVGQVRNGTDLMATASTEIAAGNQDLSSRTEQQASSLEETASSMEELTSTVKFNAENAREANALAISAAEIASRGGAVVGEVVNTMGSINDSSRKIVEIISVIDGIAFQTNILALNAAVEAARAGEQGRGFAVVASEVRNLAQRSASAAKDIKSLINDSVEKVSQGSDLVNKAGETMSEIVTSINRVTQIMTQISHASEEQSIGIAQVNDAITQMDQVTQQNAALVEQAAAAAESMQEQSAKLADVVSVFKLDGLQLPAPVAASSRGAPRMPVRPALPPRRAKSAAVAAVSAPARKAVPDGTRKTITTNDADGWEEF; from the coding sequence ATGAACAACCTGAAAATCGGCACGCGTCTCGGCTTCGGCTTTTCGCTCATCCTGCTGTTACTGACCACGATGACCATCATCGGCATCATGCGCCTCAGTAGCGCCAGTGCGATGACCGACCATATGATCGACGTGAAAATCCGCGACCAGCGGTTGATTGCGGAATGGGGCAAGATCATCGAGGTCAATGCCGCGCGCACCTCGGGCGCCTGGATGGTTTCCGATCCGGCCGATCAGAAAAACCTGGAGGCGCTGATGGCCGCGTCGTCCGGACGGGCGACCAAGATCCAGGACCAGATCGGCGCCACCATCGAGGAAGAGGAACTCAAGCCGCTGTTCAAGCAGGTGCTGGACACGCGCAAAGTCTACACCGACGTGCGCAAGGCCGTTTTTGCCGCCAAGGCCAAGGGCGATCTGGAACTGGGCAAAAAGCTCTACGAAGGCGACCTGGCGCAAACCCGCACCAGTTATCTCGCCGCGCTAAAAACCTTCTCCGAGCGGCAGGCCGACCTGCTCGACGCCGCCGCCGTCCAGATTCGCGACCAGTACACCAGCGGCCGCACCTTGCTGGTGATGCTGGGCCTTGCCGCCATCGTCATGGGCGTCCTCGCCGCCTGGTGGATCACCCGCACGATCACACGGCCGATCAACGAGGCGGTCAAGGTCGCGGAAACCGTATCGTCCGGCGATTTGACCAGCGAAATCCAGGTGCACAGCAACGACGAGACCGGGCAGCTGATGAACGCCCTGAAAATCATGAACTCTAACCTGGTCAGCATCGTCGGCCAGGTGCGCAACGGCACCGACCTGATGGCCACCGCCTCCACCGAAATCGCCGCCGGCAATCAAGACCTGTCGTCGCGCACGGAGCAGCAAGCCAGCTCGCTGGAGGAGACGGCATCGTCGATGGAGGAATTGACGTCGACGGTGAAGTTCAACGCGGAGAATGCGCGCGAGGCCAATGCGCTGGCGATCAGCGCCGCCGAAATCGCCAGCCGTGGCGGCGCGGTGGTGGGCGAGGTGGTCAACACCATGGGCTCCATCAACGATTCGTCGCGTAAAATCGTCGAGATCATCTCGGTCATCGACGGCATCGCCTTCCAAACCAATATCCTCGCGTTGAACGCCGCGGTGGAAGCGGCGCGCGCCGGCGAGCAGGGGCGCGGCTTCGCGGTGGTGGCCTCGGAGGTGCGCAATCTGGCGCAGCGCTCGGCGTCGGCCGCCAAGGACATCAAGAGCCTGATCAACGATTCGGTCGAGAAGGTCTCGCAGGGCTCGGACCTGGTCAACAAGGCCGGGGAAACCATGAGCGAGATCGTCACCAGCATCAACCGCGTGACCCAGATTATGACGCAGATCAGCCATGCCAGCGAAGAGCAGAGCATCGGCATCGCCCAGGTCAACGATGCCATCACCCAGATGGACCAGGTGACGCAGCAGAACGCGGCGCTGGTCGAACAAGCCGCTGCGGCAGCCGAATCCATGCAGGAGCAGTCGGCCAAGCTGGCCGACGTGGTGAGCGTATTCAAACTGGATGGCTTGCAGTTGCCCGCGCCGGTGGCCGCGTCCAGCCGTGGCGCTCCGCGCATGCCCGTACGCCCGGCGCTGCCGCCGCGCCGCGCCAAATCGGCCGCTGTCGCCGCCGTTTCCGCGCCTGCCCGCAAGGCGGTCCCGGACGGCACGCGCAAGACGATCACCACCAACGACGCGGACGGCTGGGAAGAGTTCTAA
- a CDS encoding DTW domain-containing protein: MTSTDAATSNPRSTRALCPACLRPLPTCICRWVASVSNQVEVLILQHPMEVANAKGSARLLHLSLSNSRLECGEAFEPDRLGELLSGDRRNVLLYPETADDKSLGLATPQVFDQDWLGEPQRLRLVVLDGTWRKSRKMLYVNPPLQALPRLPLRDTPPSHYLIRKAHLPDQLSTLEATAYALAQLENDPRKFTPLIDAFDGFVAQQASYVRP, from the coding sequence ATGACCAGTACCGATGCCGCAACCTCCAATCCACGCAGCACCCGGGCGCTATGCCCCGCGTGTCTGCGGCCGCTGCCAACCTGCATATGCCGCTGGGTGGCATCGGTATCGAACCAGGTGGAGGTGCTGATCCTGCAGCATCCGATGGAGGTCGCGAACGCCAAGGGCAGCGCGCGTTTGCTCCATCTGAGTTTGTCCAACAGCCGCCTGGAATGCGGCGAAGCGTTCGAGCCGGATCGGTTGGGCGAGCTGCTCTCCGGCGATCGCCGCAACGTGCTGCTGTATCCGGAGACGGCCGACGACAAATCATTGGGACTGGCCACGCCGCAGGTGTTCGACCAGGATTGGCTCGGTGAACCGCAGCGATTGCGGCTGGTGGTGCTGGACGGGACCTGGCGCAAGAGCCGCAAGATGCTGTATGTGAATCCGCCGCTGCAAGCGCTGCCGCGGCTACCGCTGCGCGACACGCCGCCGTCGCATTACCTGATACGCAAGGCGCATCTGCCGGACCAGCTATCGACACTGGAGGCGACGGCGTACGCGCTGGCGCAACTGGAAAACGATCCGCGCAAATTCACTCCGTTGATCGACGCCTTCGACGGTTTCGTCGCCCAACAGGCCAGCTACGTGCGCCCCTGA
- a CDS encoding hsp70 family protein gives MSQYIVSIDLGTTNTVLAYSAPGKADIQLFDIEQLVAPGQVGAGALLPSVRYHPAEGELADGELQLPWLQDDVAGLRQVVVGRLARKLGAQVPGRLVSSAKSWLSHPNVDRTAAILPWGSEADVAKVSPVAASASYLSHLRSAWNTRFPSHQLERQQIVLTIPASFDEGARALTLEAARLAGLSGLRLLEEPQAAFYDWLYRQRATLAADLAETRLLLVCDVGGGTTDFSLIKVGMLDGQPEISRIGVGNHLILGGDNMDLALAHLVETRMAATQNGDAPPPRLSSSRLAQLAERCRAAKELLLAADAPERATVTLLGSGSRLIGGSRSAELTRDEVAALVVDGFFPLNPSREPATRGRGAIIEFGLPYASDAAITRHLAGFLRQHAAAAREALGLPADDHATIPVPDTLLLNGGVFRADALARRLEQVLSNWRGAPLRVLNNDDPDVAVARGGVAYALGQTGQAPVIGGGSPRSYFLLLDDEQRADKPRRAVCILPRGSAENREILLAERTFALRLGRPVRFHLASSTSDATPPQAGELVELQPDDYVQLPPIATVLRDSGTADARKEIPVQLATTLSEVGTLEVHCVAIEDAQRWLLEFQLRGDAGIAEADDVGTNVHQDAPMPAGLNAAIDKIDRIFGSRALQVDVKEVKQLRAQLEHLLGSRESWATTLLRRLFDALIDRAKGRRRSSEHERAWLNLSGYCLRPGFGHSLDEWRIEQLWAMFEAGAQHHKDSQVCAEWWTLWRRVAGGLSVEAQLRVLDDFAFNVQADAQERGRRPQTLVNGSEEDMLRLGASLERIPGNYKAEIGAWMLSQLDASTRAAAKAGANKTRAGAANAGKAEAAQARFLWGLSRVGARQPFHGSAHDVVDSAVVEHWLGEILALDWKKVEPAGFAAAHLARMTGDRARDINETLRAEILRRLAAIGAPANWSAMVREVVQLDQAEEKRMLGESLPPGLKLIA, from the coding sequence ATGAGTCAATACATCGTCAGCATCGACCTTGGCACCACCAATACGGTGCTGGCCTATTCGGCGCCCGGCAAAGCCGACATCCAGCTGTTCGACATCGAACAGCTGGTGGCGCCGGGCCAGGTTGGCGCTGGCGCGCTGCTGCCGTCGGTGCGCTACCACCCGGCCGAGGGCGAGCTGGCGGACGGCGAGTTGCAACTGCCCTGGTTGCAGGACGACGTGGCCGGCTTGCGGCAGGTGGTGGTCGGTCGCCTGGCGCGCAAACTTGGCGCGCAGGTGCCTGGGCGTCTGGTCTCCAGCGCCAAGAGCTGGCTGTCGCATCCGAACGTGGACCGCACGGCCGCCATCCTGCCATGGGGATCCGAAGCCGATGTGGCCAAAGTGTCGCCGGTGGCAGCCAGCGCCTCCTATCTTTCGCATCTGCGCTCCGCCTGGAACACACGCTTTCCCTCGCATCAGCTGGAGCGGCAGCAGATTGTCCTGACGATTCCCGCCTCCTTCGACGAAGGCGCGCGGGCCCTGACGCTTGAAGCGGCGCGCCTGGCTGGCCTGTCCGGCCTGCGCTTGCTGGAGGAGCCGCAGGCGGCCTTCTATGATTGGCTGTACCGCCAACGTGCAACGCTGGCCGCCGATCTGGCCGAGACGCGCCTGCTGCTGGTGTGCGACGTCGGCGGCGGTACCACCGACTTCAGTTTGATCAAGGTCGGGATGCTCGACGGCCAGCCGGAGATCAGCCGCATCGGCGTGGGCAATCACCTGATCCTCGGCGGCGACAATATGGATCTGGCCTTGGCGCACCTGGTCGAAACGCGCATGGCGGCTACACAAAATGGCGACGCGCCGCCACCACGCCTGTCGTCCAGTCGCCTGGCGCAACTGGCGGAGCGCTGCCGTGCGGCGAAGGAGCTGCTGCTGGCGGCGGACGCGCCGGAGCGCGCCACCGTCACCCTGCTCGGTTCCGGCTCGCGCCTGATCGGCGGCTCCCGCTCGGCCGAGCTGACCCGCGACGAAGTGGCGGCGCTGGTGGTGGACGGTTTCTTCCCATTGAATCCGTCGCGCGAACCGGCCACGCGCGGGCGCGGCGCGATCATCGAGTTCGGCCTGCCCTACGCCAGCGACGCAGCCATTACCCGCCATCTGGCGGGCTTCCTGCGCCAGCACGCGGCGGCGGCCCGCGAGGCATTGGGCCTGCCTGCGGACGATCATGCGACGATACCGGTTCCCGATACATTGCTGCTGAACGGCGGCGTGTTCCGCGCCGACGCCCTGGCCCGACGTTTGGAGCAAGTGCTCTCGAATTGGCGTGGCGCTCCGCTGCGCGTTCTGAACAACGACGATCCCGATGTCGCCGTCGCGCGTGGAGGCGTGGCCTATGCACTGGGTCAAACCGGCCAGGCGCCGGTCATCGGCGGCGGGTCGCCGCGCAGCTACTTCCTGCTGCTGGACGATGAACAGCGCGCCGACAAGCCGCGCCGCGCCGTTTGCATCCTGCCGCGCGGCAGCGCCGAGAACCGCGAAATCCTGCTGGCCGAGCGCACCTTCGCGCTGCGGCTTGGGCGGCCGGTACGCTTCCATCTGGCGTCGTCGACGTCGGACGCCACTCCGCCGCAAGCCGGCGAACTGGTCGAATTGCAACCGGACGACTACGTCCAGCTGCCGCCGATCGCCACCGTGCTGCGCGACAGCGGCACCGCCGACGCCCGCAAGGAAATCCCGGTGCAGCTGGCCACCACGCTGAGCGAAGTCGGCACGCTGGAAGTGCATTGCGTGGCGATCGAAGACGCGCAGCGCTGGCTGCTGGAGTTCCAGCTGCGCGGCGACGCCGGCATCGCGGAGGCCGACGACGTTGGCACCAACGTCCACCAGGATGCACCGATGCCGGCGGGCCTGAACGCGGCCATCGACAAGATAGACCGCATCTTCGGCAGCCGCGCGCTGCAGGTCGACGTCAAGGAAGTGAAGCAACTGCGCGCGCAGCTCGAACACCTGTTGGGCAGCCGCGAAAGCTGGGCCACGACGCTGCTGCGCCGTTTGTTCGATGCGCTGATCGACCGCGCCAAGGGCCGCCGCCGGTCGTCGGAACACGAGCGCGCGTGGCTCAATCTGAGCGGCTACTGCCTGCGTCCGGGCTTCGGCCATTCGCTCGACGAGTGGCGCATCGAACAATTGTGGGCGATGTTCGAAGCCGGCGCCCAGCACCACAAGGACAGCCAGGTCTGCGCCGAGTGGTGGACCCTGTGGCGGCGCGTGGCCGGCGGCTTGAGCGTGGAAGCACAGTTGCGGGTGCTCGACGATTTCGCCTTCAACGTCCAGGCGGACGCGCAGGAGCGCGGCCGGCGCCCGCAAACGCTGGTCAACGGCAGCGAGGAGGACATGCTGCGCCTGGGCGCCTCGCTCGAACGCATACCCGGCAACTACAAAGCCGAAATCGGCGCATGGATGCTGTCGCAGCTCGACGCCTCAACCCGCGCTGCCGCCAAGGCAGGCGCCAACAAGACCCGCGCCGGCGCCGCGAACGCCGGCAAGGCCGAAGCGGCGCAGGCGCGCTTCCTGTGGGGATTGAGCCGCGTCGGCGCGCGCCAGCCGTTCCACGGCAGCGCGCACGATGTCGTCGACAGCGCGGTCGTCGAGCATTGGCTGGGTGAGATACTGGCGTTGGACTGGAAGAAGGTGGAGCCGGCCGGATTCGCGGCGGCCCATCTGGCGCGCATGACGGGCGATCGTGCCCGCGACATCAACGAGACATTGCGGGCGGAGATCCTGCGGCGCCTCGCCGCGATCGGCGCTCCCGCCAACTGGAGCGCGATGGTGCGCGAGGTGGTGCAACTCGACCAGGCCGAAGAAAAACGCATGCTGGGCGAATCGCTGCCGCCCGGCCTGAAGCTGATCGCCTGA
- a CDS encoding Hsp70 family protein, translated as MSDPRYAIGIDLGTTHSALSYVDLTTSDGEKTQHGVLAIPQLTAPGTVEDLALLPSFLYLPHADELAPGDLSLPWQQSAAEQTGVAGEMARSRGATTPIRLVSSAKSWLSHPGVDRRSALLPNDAPEEVTRVSPLEASTRYLSHLRQAWEQAHPEAPFGEQAVTVTIPASFDPGARELTADAARAAGYTNLTLLEEPQAALYSWIQGSEGRWRKEVNPGDIILVVDVGGGTSDFSLIAVLERDGILEPHRIAVGDHILLGGDNMDLALAHLVARKLAANGTQLDAWQMRALTYGCRTAKEKLLADATVDTWPIVVPSRGSKLIGGSIRTELTRDEVTTFILDGFFPAVDAAARPAVRTRAGLTQLGLPYAQDAGITRHLAAFLARQVGATSELEGYAGKHSADATFLHPTAVLFNGGVFKSELLAQRVMGTLNDWLYMEGAEPARMLGGADLDLAVARGAAYYSYVRRGSGVRIRGGTARAYYVAIESSMPAIPGMEPPIQALCVAPFGMEEGSEIELPNQEFGLVVGEPVQFRFFGSSVRRQDQIGDLLDFWGPEELIELNEIQATLSPEGRQAGDVVQVRLHAMATESGTLELLAVANDGQRWKVEFDVRSGATESIAA; from the coding sequence ATGAGCGACCCACGCTACGCCATCGGCATCGACCTAGGCACCACCCACAGCGCGCTGTCCTATGTCGACCTGACCACCAGCGACGGCGAGAAAACCCAGCACGGAGTGCTGGCGATTCCGCAACTGACCGCACCAGGCACGGTGGAAGACTTGGCGCTGCTGCCGTCCTTCCTGTATCTGCCGCACGCCGACGAACTGGCGCCGGGCGATTTGAGCCTGCCGTGGCAGCAGTCGGCGGCAGAACAAACCGGCGTGGCCGGCGAGATGGCGCGCAGCCGTGGCGCCACCACGCCGATCCGCCTGGTCTCCAGCGCCAAGAGCTGGTTGAGCCACCCGGGCGTGGACCGCCGCAGCGCCCTGTTGCCGAACGACGCGCCGGAAGAAGTCACGCGCGTCTCGCCACTGGAGGCGTCGACCCGCTACCTGTCGCACCTGCGCCAGGCGTGGGAGCAGGCGCACCCCGAGGCGCCGTTCGGCGAACAGGCCGTGACGGTGACGATTCCCGCCTCGTTCGACCCGGGCGCGCGCGAACTGACCGCCGACGCGGCCCGCGCGGCAGGCTACACCAATCTGACCTTGCTGGAGGAGCCGCAGGCGGCCCTGTATAGCTGGATCCAGGGCAGCGAAGGCCGCTGGCGCAAAGAGGTCAACCCGGGCGACATCATCCTGGTGGTGGACGTCGGCGGCGGCACCAGCGACTTTTCGCTGATCGCCGTGCTGGAACGCGACGGCATCCTGGAGCCGCACCGCATCGCGGTGGGCGATCACATTCTGCTCGGCGGCGACAATATGGATTTGGCGCTGGCCCATCTGGTGGCGCGCAAGCTGGCCGCCAACGGCACCCAGCTCGACGCCTGGCAAATGCGCGCGCTGACCTACGGCTGCCGTACGGCCAAGGAAAAGCTGCTGGCCGATGCGACCGTCGACACCTGGCCTATCGTGGTGCCGAGCCGTGGCTCGAAACTGATCGGCGGCTCGATCCGCACCGAGCTGACACGTGACGAGGTGACCACCTTTATTCTCGACGGCTTCTTCCCGGCGGTGGACGCGGCGGCACGTCCCGCCGTGCGCACGCGCGCGGGCCTGACCCAGCTTGGCCTGCCGTATGCGCAGGACGCGGGCATCACCCGACACCTCGCCGCGTTCCTGGCACGCCAGGTGGGCGCCACCAGCGAACTCGAAGGCTACGCCGGCAAGCACAGTGCCGACGCCACCTTCCTGCATCCGACGGCGGTGCTGTTCAACGGCGGCGTGTTCAAGTCCGAGCTGTTGGCGCAACGCGTCATGGGCACGCTCAATGACTGGCTATATATGGAAGGCGCGGAGCCGGCCCGCATGCTGGGCGGCGCCGACCTGGATCTGGCGGTCGCGCGCGGCGCGGCTTATTACAGCTATGTGCGCCGGGGCAGCGGCGTGCGGATTCGCGGCGGCACGGCGCGCGCCTACTACGTGGCGATCGAGTCGTCGATGCCGGCCATCCCCGGCATGGAACCGCCGATCCAGGCGCTGTGCGTGGCGCCGTTCGGCATGGAGGAAGGCAGCGAGATCGAACTGCCGAACCAGGAGTTTGGCCTGGTCGTCGGCGAGCCGGTGCAGTTCCGCTTCTTCGGCTCCTCCGTGCGCCGGCAAGACCAGATCGGCGACCTGCTGGACTTCTGGGGTCCGGAGGAACTGATCGAGTTGAACGAGATCCAGGCCACGCTATCGCCGGAAGGCCGTCAGGCCGGCGATGTGGTGCAGGTGCGCCTGCACGCGATGGCGACCGAATCGGGCACGCTCGAATTGCTGGCCGTGGCCAACGACGGCCAGCGCTGGAAAGTGGAGTTCGACGTGCGCTCGGGCGCCACCGAAAGTATCGCCGCCTGA
- a CDS encoding DUF2760 domain-containing protein — protein sequence MNNSTQPLPSFFSRISIAIGAFFRALSDAEYAARLARIAAGEPQPSAAPVSAPAPVPAPAPVPAPAPVTLRVATPDAALQLLGLFQREARLIDFTQENLSAYSDADIGAAARVVHEGCGKVLREHFTIEAVRSEAEGSRVVLEEGFDASAVRLTGNVVGKAPFRGALSHRGWRASNVRLPKLAEAHDAAILAPAEVEL from the coding sequence ATGAACAATTCGACTCAACCGTTGCCGTCTTTTTTTAGCCGGATATCGATCGCCATCGGCGCCTTCTTCCGGGCGCTGTCCGACGCCGAGTACGCCGCCCGCCTGGCGCGCATCGCCGCCGGCGAGCCGCAGCCGTCCGCCGCGCCGGTTTCCGCACCTGCTCCCGTCCCCGCGCCGGCTCCCGTGCCTGCCCCGGCCCCGGTCACGCTGCGCGTCGCCACGCCGGACGCCGCGCTTCAGCTGCTTGGCCTGTTCCAGCGCGAAGCGCGCCTGATCGACTTCACCCAGGAGAACCTGAGCGCCTACTCGGACGCCGACATCGGCGCCGCCGCGCGCGTGGTGCACGAAGGCTGCGGCAAGGTGCTGCGCGAGCACTTCACCATCGAAGCGGTGCGCAGCGAGGCCGAAGGCAGCCGCGTGGTGCTGGAGGAAGGCTTCGACGCCAGCGCCGTGCGCCTGACCGGCAACGTGGTCGGCAAGGCGCCGTTCCGCGGCGCCTTGAGCCATCGCGGCTGGCGCGCGTCGAACGTGCGCCTGCCGAAACTGGCCGAAGCGCACGACGCGGCCATCCTGGCACCGGCGGAGGTGGAATTATGA
- a CDS encoding PA0069 family radical SAM protein, whose amino-acid sequence MNHDENNQEHVMLPPPSLKAQKGRGAVSNLQGRFEVNAREAYDDGWEREEEEASPWKTQVTDEYCKSILSRNASPDLPFSVSLNPYRGCEHGCIYCFARPTHSYLGLSPGMDFESKIFAKVNAPEMLRRELAKAGYEPESIALGVNTDAYQPCERERKLTRRVLEVLQECQHPVGLITKSSLIERDIDILAAMAAKQQAGVAITLTTLDPSISRTLEPRAAAPARRLRTIRTLTDAGIPVAVSVAPIIPFVTEPDIERLLEAVKEAGAVTAHYTVLRLPWEVAPLFQQWLQAHFPERAQRVMNRVREMRGGKDYDSTFGSRMKGEGVWAELIRQRFKIATERLGLSGKGSRFHSMDASQFTRPLVVPPLGARAKPASEGQLDLF is encoded by the coding sequence ATGAACCACGACGAAAACAACCAAGAGCACGTGATGCTGCCGCCGCCTTCGCTGAAGGCGCAAAAGGGCCGTGGCGCGGTATCGAACCTGCAGGGGCGCTTCGAGGTCAACGCGCGCGAAGCCTATGACGACGGCTGGGAGCGCGAGGAAGAGGAGGCGTCGCCGTGGAAAACCCAGGTCACCGACGAATATTGTAAATCGATTTTGAGCCGGAACGCCTCGCCGGACCTGCCGTTCAGCGTCTCGCTGAACCCGTATCGCGGCTGCGAGCACGGCTGTATTTACTGTTTCGCCCGTCCCACGCACAGTTATCTCGGCCTGTCGCCCGGCATGGACTTCGAGAGCAAGATTTTCGCCAAGGTCAACGCGCCGGAAATGCTGCGGCGCGAGCTGGCCAAGGCCGGCTACGAGCCCGAATCGATCGCGCTTGGCGTCAATACGGACGCCTACCAGCCCTGCGAGCGCGAGCGCAAGCTCACGCGCCGCGTGCTGGAGGTGCTGCAGGAATGCCAGCACCCTGTCGGCCTGATTACCAAATCGTCGCTGATCGAGCGCGATATCGACATCCTCGCGGCGATGGCCGCCAAACAGCAGGCCGGCGTCGCCATCACCTTGACGACGCTGGACCCTTCCATCTCGCGCACGCTTGAACCGCGCGCGGCGGCCCCGGCGCGCCGGCTGCGCACGATCCGCACATTGACCGACGCCGGCATTCCGGTGGCCGTCAGCGTCGCGCCCATCATTCCGTTCGTCACCGAGCCGGATATCGAGCGCCTGCTGGAAGCGGTCAAGGAAGCCGGCGCCGTTACCGCGCACTACACGGTGCTGCGGTTGCCATGGGAGGTGGCGCCGCTGTTCCAGCAATGGCTGCAGGCGCACTTCCCGGAGCGGGCGCAGCGTGTGATGAACCGCGTGCGTGAGATGCGCGGCGGCAAAGACTACGACAGCACGTTTGGCTCCCGCATGAAAGGCGAGGGCGTGTGGGCGGAATTGATACGGCAACGCTTCAAGATCGCCACCGAGCGCCTCGGGCTGTCGGGCAAGGGCAGCCGCTTTCACAGCATGGACGCGTCGCAATTCACCCGTCCGCTGGTGGTGCCGCCGTTGGGCGCGCGCGCCAAGCCGGCCAGCGAGGGCCAGTTGGATTTATTCTGA
- a CDS encoding gamma-glutamylcyclotransferase: MTADTIAINQMMDQFDGHHSVWLFGYGSLIYKADFPYLQRRPASITNWTRRFWQGSHDHRGTPEAPGRVVTIIEQAGAICHGMAYLVTPEVFAHLDHREKNGYLRLATTISFDDGDSGSNSGSNSGSDSGSDSDSDSVVGLVYIATPDNTAFLGEASEQEIARHIARSIGPSGPNSDYLNHLAHALRELGRHDQHVFEIERHLAALNAPPPTVPSE, translated from the coding sequence ATGACAGCAGACACCATCGCCATCAACCAGATGATGGATCAGTTTGACGGCCACCACAGCGTTTGGCTGTTCGGCTACGGCTCGCTGATCTACAAGGCCGACTTCCCCTACCTGCAACGCCGTCCGGCCAGCATTACCAACTGGACCCGCCGCTTTTGGCAAGGCTCGCATGACCATCGCGGCACGCCGGAAGCGCCGGGCCGCGTGGTCACCATCATCGAGCAAGCGGGCGCCATTTGCCATGGCATGGCTTACCTGGTCACGCCGGAGGTGTTCGCCCACCTGGACCACCGCGAGAAGAACGGCTACTTGCGGCTGGCGACGACCATATCGTTCGATGATGGCGACAGCGGCAGTAACAGCGGCAGTAACAGCGGCAGTGACAGTGGCAGTGACAGTGACAGTGACAGCGTCGTTGGCCTGGTCTACATTGCCACGCCGGACAACACGGCCTTCCTGGGCGAGGCGTCCGAACAGGAGATCGCGCGCCACATCGCCCGCTCCATCGGCCCCAGCGGCCCGAACAGCGACTACCTCAATCACCTGGCGCATGCCCTGCGCGAACTGGGCCGCCACGATCAGCATGTCTTCGAGATCGAACGGCACCTGGCCGCGTTGAACGCCCCTCCTCCTACGGTTCCGTCAGAATAA